The Oreochromis niloticus isolate F11D_XX linkage group LG13, O_niloticus_UMD_NMBU, whole genome shotgun sequence genome has a window encoding:
- the LOC109204744 gene encoding uncharacterized protein LOC109204744: protein MISWLCLQLQTGGPLQRDSRSAGTFLSAVELWMGSTSRRRHPPTQDPCSKGTFSIVLHAVVDAGYCFRVIDVGGYGRTSDGGILANSTFGQALQAGTLHLPPDQPLPGGEHRGAQPHVFVADEAFPLRWELMRPFPGRLLPLEKRIFNYRLSRARMIVEGAFGVLSSQWRLYRRSMELRPEIAEKCVKATCVLHNFLRCLDERGAPAVVEPLQGLGCVAANNSW, encoded by the coding sequence atgatttcatggctgtgccttcaaCTGCAGACTGGCGGTCCATTgcagagggattccaggagcgctggaactttcctctctgctgtggagctctggatgggaagcacgtccagacGAAGGCACCCCCCAACTCAGGATCCATGTTCCAAGGGAACTTTTTCCATTGTTCTCCATGCGGTTGTGGATGCAGGGTATTGCTTCCGTGTTATTGATGTTGGGGGGTACGGGAGGACCAGCGACGGTGGTATTCTGGCCAACTCCACCTTTGGTCAGGCTCTTCAGGCTGGGACTCTCCATCTGCCTCCTGACCAGCCTCTACCTGGTGGAGAACACCGTGGAGCCCAGCCCCATGTCTTTGTGGCTGATGAAGCGTTCCCGCTGCGGTGGGAGCTCATGAGGCCTTTCCCTGGACGCCTCCTCCCATTAGAGAAGAGGATCTTTAACTATCGCCTTTCCAGGGCCCGGATGATAGTGGAGGGTGCCTTCGGTGTCCTCTCCTCACAGTGGAGGTTGTATCGGCGCTCCATGGAGCTCCGTCCTGAAATTGCGGAGAAGTGTGTGAAGGCAACGTGTGTTCTCCACAATTTTCTGCGCTGTTTGGACGAGAGAGGGGCACCTGCTGTGGTGGAACCGTTGCAAGGCCTGGGTTGTGTAGCAGCAAACAACTCCTGGTGA